The genomic stretch GACGGTGATTTGCACATTGATGAGGTGAGCTTTGCTTATCAAGCAGAGGAAGTTTTACACAGCCTCAGCTTCACAGCACCAGCGGGTAAAGTAACCGCCATTGCCGGGCCAAGCGGCGGCGGAAAATCGACGTTGTTTGGTTTATTGGAACGCTATTATGAGCCTACAAGCGGCGTGATTCGATTGGGTGCAGACCCTATTGGACATTTTAAGCTGCAAGACTGGCGCCGCCAAATTGGCTATGTGGCACAGGAAACGGCTTTGTTGTCTGGTACCATTCGAGAGAATATCTGTTATGGGCTGGAACGGGAAATACCCCAGGATGAACTAAAACGCGTTTCAGAAATGGCTTATGCAAAACAATTTATTGAGGAGCTTCCGGATGGCTTCGAAACTAAAGTGGGCGAGCGTGGTGTTAAACTATCGGGAGGACAGCGCCAGCGAATTGCAATAGCCAGGGCGCTTTTGCGTGACCCGCAAATACTAATGCTGGATGAAGCAACATCGAGTTTGGATAGCAGCTCAGAAATCTATGTACAACGTGCTTTGCAAAACTTAATGCAAAACAGAACAACATTTGTGATAGCGCACCGTTTATCTACAATCGTGGATGCGGATCAAATTGTCTTCATTGAAAAAGGACGCATTACTGGCATTGGAACACATGAGGAACTATTTGAACGCCATGAACTGTACCGGCAATTTGCCTCCCAGCAGCAATTATTAGCTGGAAAGATGGATTAACATCATTTCTTTTCTGCATACTAAGCGGAAAAGGGGGTTCACATTATGCCAAAGAAAAAAGCCAATAATGATCATCAATTCAAGGAAAACAAAAATCACGGCGAGAAGCGGAATGGCCGATTGAGCCAGTTCAAAAATAACGTTAATGGATCTGGCGGTGCGGAAAACGAATATATTTCTGCTAAGGAAGATTAAAAAAACAGGAGTCTCTCTAAGAGAGGCTCCTGTTTTTTTCTACGCCATCCAATGAACGATGACAAAGAGAAGTGGCAGTACAAAAATAAGGGAGGAAGTTGCTACAATCCAATTTGAGTTCGCCAATTCCATATCGAGGTTATACAGTCGCGGAGGTACGAGGGAAGCGACTGCGGGCGGCATGGCGGACATGATAAGCAGAACTTGTAAAAGAATCCCGTCATATAGGCTGCCAAGGCCGATAAGATATGCAGTGCCAGTAATAATAAGCGGCACAGCCAAGAATTTTAACGGGATAAGCCAGACGCTGAGTTTCCAGTATTTTTTCACAGATACAATGCGCATGCTAAAGCCAATTGGTACAAGAAGCAAAATTGATGCCAATGCAACCAATGCGGAGTTGCTCGCACCAAGCCAGCCAAACCGATCAACAGGAGATAGATTTAATATGGCGCCAATGATGATAGAGAAGAAGGTAATCATAATAAAAGGATCTTTCAGAATACGCATAAGACGGGATCCTGAAACATTCTCTTCACTTGATCCATAAGACTTCGCAATTGGATAGATAATTGTATAGTACGTGAATTCCTCAAGAAGACGGAACATGGCTGCGTATGCAACTGCTTCTTCCCCGATGAATAGCACACAAAACAGCATGCCAAAGCTTCCTAGGTTCAAAAAAGCGCCGGATACAAACATAGAACCAATCTGATCATTTGGCAGACGCTTCCACTTTGCAAATGCAAATGCGAAGCCCGCACCAAGGAATATTGTTGCGATACCGAATACCGGCAAGTAAATGAGCCGGACATTCGTTAAGTCAGCTGACCAGAAAGCACTGATTAAGATAATTGGATTGAGAACAAGCAGCACAATCCGGATAAGTGCATTCATAAAATAGTTGAGTGAAAAGCCCTCGGGAAGCCGGTATTTCTCGACAATTAGCCTTATAAATCGGCCGATAATAAGTCCAACCAGAATGATGGATATTGCATAAATAAAGCTTACGATAAGACGTTCCTCCTTTCAGCTAATGTATTCCCTGTTTTCTATTATATACAGCATTATTCATTGTATCGATGTTAGATGTTATTGTCTAAAGAAATTAATAAGTCATAAAAAAACACCTGCCATGAAGGCAGGTGCAATTGTTATTCTTCTTCTGATTCTGGTCGATGGTTGTAATCGTAATTGCTCGCATCAACTGGTGTCCAGCCTTCTGGATCGTAGAAGCGAAGCAAGTCGCCATAAAGGATTTTATCGTTAAGACTTAATTCTTTTGCAAGCTGGTCTTTCTCAGCTTTTATCTCTTCAATCTGGGCTTCATCTTCAATCACTTCACCGGTTTCGGTGTCGTAGTAATCATCGCCAAGCACTGTGTAGTCTGCGTTGATAAAGTTACCGTTACGGAAACCGACAGTACCATCATGCTCTTCGGATAATATATCTGTTCCGAACTGGATATATTTTGAACTGTCAATGCCAAGCAAATGTTCTAATGTTGGCAGCACATCAAGTTCACCAGAATAAGTGTGATTCACGCCGCCTTCAAGACCGGGTGCCTTGATCATAAGCGGTACGCGCTGCATTTGTGCATTTTGATATTCGGTCATTTCTTTCCCCATAATCTGTTCCATTGCTCTGTTATGGTTCGTCGAAATACCGTAGTGATCTCCATAAAGCAGGATAACGGAATTCTCATACATACCAGATTCCTTCAGATCTTTGAAGAACTGTTCTAGTGCTTCATCCAAATAGCGTGCTGTTTGGAAGTAGTTATCAACCGTTGTATCACCCGTATCAGCTTTCTCAATCGTTGCGTCCTCCGGATCAAGCGGGAACGGATAATGATTTGTCAGCGTGATGAGATGGGCATAATACGGCTCTTCCAGCGATTCGAGCAATGGCATGGATTCTTCAAAGAAAGGTTTATCTTTTAATCCATAGTTCACGGAGTTTTCCATGTTGTAATACGTGGAATCAAAGAAGTGATCGACTCCAAATTGTTTGTAAATTTCATCACGGTTCCAGAATGTTTTCTCGTCACCGTGGAAAACTGCACTTGTGTAGCCTTGTTCTTGATTTAAGATAGCAGGTGCTGCTTGGTAAGTGTTTGTACCTTTTACCGAGAAGGCAGACCCTTGCGGCAGTCCGTAAAGCGAGTTATCCATTAATAGCTCTGCATCGGCTGTTTTTCCTTGTTCTGTCTGATGGAAGAAGTTATCAAAGTAGGTTACTTCTTTATCATGCACCAAAGAATTCAAGAACGGTGTTACTTCTTCACCATGAAGTTTGTAATCAATCAAAAAGCTTTGGAAGCTTTCCAGATGAATCTTAATTACATTCATGCCTTCTGCTTTCCCGAAGTATTCTGGGTTTGGTTCAGCATAGTTTGCATCCGTATATTCTTTTACTTCGTTCATATCATTTGGGCTAGCCATAACACGCTGAGTAGAAGTCTTGGCGTTCTGTATAGCATCATAAATTGTGTAGTTGTACGGCCCGAGATATTTCACCAAATACGTACGGTCAAACGTTCGCTGCAGCAGCTGCGGACGATCGGCCTCTGCTAGTCCAAGATTGACTGCGAATAAAGCGACACCGGAGATTACTACCATAGCAGTCTTTCTGAATGCGAGACGCTCGGTGCTCCAGTTCTTTCTTGTGATAACATACAACACAATAAGCAAGACAATGTCTATGAAGTAGACAAAGTCATAGCCTTCCATCAGGCCAAAGATACTTCCGCCCATACCAGAACCTAAATTGTCCGTCTGCTTCAAAGTTGGAAGCGTAACAAAGTCATTGAAGAATCGGTAGTACAGAACGTTGGCATAAAGCAAGAAACTCATTAGGAAATCTATGACAAGGAGCCAAACCCCCATCCGTTGGCCCTTCGCTAAGAAAGCAAGACCTAAGAATACAATACTCGCACTAAGTGGGTTGAGTACCAGCAAGAATTCCTGCATGGCGTTCGTTATATCTAAATTAAATACTGTTTGGTAGGAAAAATACGTCTTGGCCCATAAGAAAATAACGGCCAGCGCAAAGAATCCTTTCTTTGAAGCAAGAAGCTTCTTCATATTATCTTTCACCTCTTCGTTTTCTTATCAGGCAATGTCTTTTGAATGGAACTGCGACAAATATTCTATCAGATTATATTTCTAAAAAACAAGTAAAACCCAAACAGTAAATTTGGGCTCTTAATCTACAAGTATAACAGATTTTAATTAAAAAGTAAATTGAATGCATCTATCAAAAAAAGAGTGCCCAATGCACTCTTCTTTACGAAATATCTGATGTTGTGGTTTCAATTGGCTGTTGATTTTTCCATTCTTTATAGGCTGCAACATCTGATTGAATTTGTTTGAAAGTAAAACCAATCAATGCGACATCATCAAGCAAGCCACCTGGTATGAAATCTGGTACAAAATCAATTGGGCTTAGAAAATAGAGAAATGTCGCCGCAATCATGAGCAAGGACTTCTTCGGCAGCTGTTTATAAGTGCCTTTGCGCCAGTCGCGGAGCATGTTTACCATAAGCTGCAAATCCGACCAAATCTCTGCTAACTTACCTTTATTGTCGCTTGCTTTTGTTGAAACGTTCGCAAGGAGCTCCTTTGATTTTTCCTTATCCTGCAGCAATGCTTTTGCTTTTGGTGTATAAGCATGCCTTTTTTCCAGGAGCTGTGTTAAGTTCCATTTCATTTGGTTGCCTCCTTGTTTCTTCTGTTTCTATTATGATGGAATCGTCTTCTATCATGCAAGAATGGGGTTAGTCGATCTTTTTGATGAGCACACGATATCTTTCTGGGAGTGTATCTTTTGCTTTTACTTCCTGCATAAAGGATTCTGCTTCCTCATATGTTTCAAAGGTGAAGTTCTCGCCGTCCTTACTAGCGAATTCAAGCTTCACTTGGTTGGAATCAACTGCTATGACTTTGAACATGATGCTCTCCTCTCATAAATCGATAGGACCCTAAAGAAATCTCTATTACAAAAGCATAGGTGTTTTATTCGTTTAATGTAACCTTAAAAATATATAAATGCGAGAGATAAAAAAGGAATCACTTATCTATTATATAGAAAGTGAGCACGGAGAGAAAGTGACAATGCTCACATACGTGGAAAAGCAGGCAGCGGGGGCTGCCTGCTTTTCTGTTGTTGTTAGAAATAAGTGTGGTGAGAAGACAAAATATGCGGGAGATAATGTTGTTAGAAATACATATTTTTCGTTCTCAATATATAGACGTACGTGTTTAGGAAAAGGTTTCAACTTTTTTAAGAAATGTTTTGCAAGGTTTAGAGACAGTGAGCAACAGGTATAGTTGAGCAACTACTTGAAAAAGGAGATAGACATTTATGATGCAAGCCGTCACATTTCAAGGCAAAGAAAATATTGAAGTCAAGTCAGTCGAAGCACCTTCCATTCAGAAATCAACGGATATGATAGTGAAAATTACAGCGACAGGTATTTGTGGATCAGATCTTCATTTGTATCATGGCGGTATTACACCTGAGAAGGATTATATTATTGGGCATGAGCCGATGGGAATAGTAGAAGAAGTAGGATCTGAAGTGAAAAACCTGCAAAAAGGTGACCGAGTTGTTATTCCATTCAACATAGGCTGCGGGGAATGTTACTATTGCAATCACCAAATGGAGAGTCAATGTGATAATTCGAATGCTAACCCGCATACTGATGCAGGAGGTCTATTTGGTTTTGCGGATCAATTCGGTGATTATCCGGGTGGACAAGCGGAATACTTGCGTGTACCTTATGCCGACTTTACCTCTTTTAAAGTACCGGAATCAAGTGAGCTGAAAGATGAAAGCGTTGTGTTTTTATCTGATGTTATCCCAACAGCCTACTGGAGTGTAGAAAACAGTGGTCTCAAGAACGGGGATACCGTTATTATTCTTGGAGCAGGACCTATCGGCCAAATGGCGCAGAAATTTGCCTGGCTGAAAGGTGCCAAGCGTGTGATAGCTGTAGATAGCGTAGCCCATCGGCTGGATCATGCTAAAAAAATGAATAATGTCGAAACATATAATTTTGCTGATAACGCAGAAATCGGCTCTTTGCTTCATAGTGAAACAAATGGAGGGGCAGATGTAGTAATTGATTGTGTTGGCATGGATGGTACCGTACCAGAGGGCGTGAAATTCGGTTCTGAACACGATAATCAATTTGGGACAATCCAGCCGATTATTACCGCAAGTGAATCAGTGCGCAAATTTGGTACCGTGCAGCTGACGGGTGTGTATGGAACAGAAGCGAATGGTTTTCCAATTGGCGATTTCTTTTCTCGCAATGTGACATTGACTATGGGGCAAGCTCCCGTCATTCACTTGATGCCTAAGTTGTATCAAATGGTAGAAGAGGGTGTCTTCGATCCGACAGATATAATTACCCACACGATGAAAATTAGCGAAGCAAAAGAAGCTTATAAGATTTTCGATGAAAGAGCAGATAATAATATAAAAGTATTATTAAAGCCATAAGAAGAAGGAGCTGCAAAAAAAAGCAGCTCCTTTTCCTCGTTTTATTTTGTTTTTTCCTCATACAGATGAGATCTTTTCTTAAACCAATGGAATGTATGCGTGACAATTACTTTCAAAATCGCATATCCAGGTACTGCGAGAATAACACCGACGACGCCAAATAGGTTTCCGGCTGTCAGAATAACAAAGATAATCGTAATCGGATGTACGCGAATGTTGCGCCCCATAATCTGCGGTGTGATTAATTTTCCTTCCACTAACTGTACAACCGTCCAGACGATAACAAGCTTTAGCAGCATAAACGGCGACGTGACAATTGCAATGATGATCGCAGGAGTGATCGCAATAGCTGGACCGAGGTAGGGTACGACACTTGTAAATGCTGCGATAACAGCAAGCACGGGTGCGTATTCCAGACCAATAATCAAATAGCCGATATATAAAAGAATACCGATGACAAAGCTGACAATAATCTGACCGCGTATGTAAGAACTAATCTGATGGTTCATTTCAGACATCACTTCGAAGGTTTGGCTGCGGAAGCGAACCGGAAGCAGTTTCAGAATATATGCAGGAAGTTTCTTACCATCCTTCAGTAAATAGAAGAGGATGAAAGGCACAGTAACGATAGCTATAACTACTTCTGTTACAGCACCAACAAAGCTAGTCAAATTGGCGAATAAATTATTCAATAAGCTTGTTCCGCGTGTTTGCAGCTCATTCAGAATTTGGTTCAGATCAAAATTACCAGATTGCTGTAATTGATTAACAATATTGCTGCCAGTTATTGATTGAACAATGTCAACACCTTGGTCAAAATACTCTGTACTATTGTTAATAAGACTTAATGTCTGTTCCTTCAACACTGGAATAACAGAAACGATTAGAATCGTCAGCAGTCCAACGATCACAAGATAAAGGGCGATAATCGAGTAAACTCGTTTGATACGTTTCTTTTCTAAATAGTTGACGATTGGAACTGTCAAGTAATAGACGATTCCGGTAAGTATGATAGGTAATATCACTGTCTTTACAATGACAACAATTGGTGTAAATATAAAGGATACATGCGAATAAACTAATATATTCAAACCGATAATAAACAGAATCAGCATGGCAATTACAAATTTATTGTTCAAGAAAAATTTGCGAAATTTCCCCTGCTTGGTTCTTTGAAAATCTGGCATGGCAATCCTCTCCTCTTGTGGCCTGCTATTTCAAAATTCTAGTTTTCTACCATTATAGCCTAAAATTATGGCGAGTAATCGTATATTCATTGTAATCGTTCGAAATGAATTTAGCTACTGAGGCAAACGAGTGCATTATATAAAATGAAGATAGAAACAGCAGATAAAGTTATAAACATTTTTATCCACACGCATGATAGTGACATGAAAACGAAAAACAGACTTATGCACATTATCCACAGGAATAAATGGGATATTTGTGCACAAGTCTGCTCCTCGAGACATTACTTTTCTCTACGTAATCAAGCTTTACAACGCATGTTCCAATGCTTCAGATAAGTTAGGATACTGGAAAGTGTAGCCGCTCTCCATGGCTTTTTTCGGATACACACATTGGCCTTCTAAAATTAATGTGCTCATTTCTCCTAATGCTTTTTGAATAATTGGTGCTGGAGCAGTTGTCCAATAAGGACGGTGCAGTGTATTCGCAAGCGCCTTACTGAAATCTTTATTTCGGCGCGGGTGCGGAGCAGTCACGTTTAGAGCTCCATTGATGGATTCTTGTTCGATTGCATAAGCGATTATTCCTGCCGCATCTTGTACATGAATCCAAGACAGCCACTGTTCGCCGCTGCCAATCTTACCGCCTGCGAAGTAACGGAAAGGCAGCTGCATCAGCGGAAGTGCTCCTTTATCACCAAGGACAATGCCAAAGCGAGCCAGAACAGTTCGGACACCAAAAGCGTTTGCTTGGAGAGCTGCTTGTTCCCATTCGTAAGTTACATCTGCTAAAAAGTCCTCTCCACGTTTATTCGTTTCTTCTGTGTAAGAATCCTGTTCACTCGTACCATAAAATCCAACAGCAGAACCACTGACCAAGACTTTTGGTTTCGTTGGCATTTTCCCAATCATATCAACAAGTGTTTCGGTTGCTTCCAGTCGACTGCTGCGAATGCTTTTCTTTTTCTCTTCCGTCCATTTACCGAACAAACTAGTCCCAGCTAAATTTACTACAGCGTGGACTTCCGGCAACTGGGAGAGAGGGTCATAACCTTTCTTCAGCCAGCCAATGTAGGTAACTTGTTTTGTATCCAGCTTTTCTTCTGGAGATCTTGTCAGAATGTATACATGATGGCCTTGTTCCATTAAAGTCTCAGCTAGCTGTTTCCCAACGAATCCAGTACCGCCGCTAATTACAATGTTCATTTTAAATCCTCCTCATCGCTTAAGCTTACAATTTTGCATGACGTTATTTCATGGTAGAATAGACACATAAGAGGTGTCGAAAATGGTGAAAATCGCGAAAATCACGACCCAGAAAAATAACATTGGCCGCTATAACATTTTCCTTGATGATGGTAAGGGCGAGAAATTCGGCTTTGGTCTAGATGAAGACCTTCTCATACGCAGCGGAATTGCGAAAGGGAAAGAAATGTCCGAAGAAGCACTTCAATCTCTCATTGAAAAAGATGCTGCTCATAAGTGCTTTACCCTGGCACTACAATATTTAAGCTACCGTATGCGTTCGAAAAAAGAAATAAAGACATATTTGCTAAAAAAAGAGCAGCATCCTGACCATGTGGAGGAAGCTTTGCGAAGACTTGAAGAACAGGGGTATACGGATGATGCTGCTTTCGCTGGTGCCTTTGTCCGGACAAAAGTAAATACAACGAGCAAAGGGCCGCTTGTAATTCGCAAAGAACTGCAGGAAAAAGGCATTGCCGGTAAAATTGCGGATGATGCCATGACCTTTTATAGTTTTGAAAAAGAACTCGAAAAAGCTGTTAAGCTGGCAAACACTAAGCTGCAGTCCAAGTCAAAAAAATCCCAACAAGAAAAGCGTCAGCTTGCGCAGCAGCAGCTACTCTCAAAAGGATTCACATCTTCTGCAGCAAAAGAAGCTGTTTCCCAGGCGCTGTCAGAAGCAGAACCAGATGTTGATGCCGAACTGGACGCTGTCCGCTATCAAGGAGACAAGCTGGTGCGTAAGTATGTACAAAAAGCAGAAGGCTATGAGCTGGTGCAGAAAATAAAGATGGGACTGTACCGGAAAGGCTTCTCAATGGATTTGATACAGAGATATCTGGAAGAAGCAAAGGAACAAGATCTTTACTGAGGGAAAGCAGGTGCAAAGGATGCAATTACGCTATAGTGATTTGACAATAGAGCAATTAAAAGATGAAATGAAACAGCTGAAGATTCAGCAGCAAAAGGCTGAGCAAATGGGCAATTTCAGTGAATATCAGATTTTGGAGCGCAAGCGTCAGATGGCAAAAGCTTACACATTGAATCCGCATGACTTTAAAGCTGGTGCTACGTATGAAATCAAAGGCGATCGCTCACATGTCTTTACTATTGATTATATGAATGGTGTCTTTGCTTGGGGTTATCGCAGACAAGGCAGTGAAGCAGGTCAAGAGCTGGAAGCCCTGCCAATAAGTGTGTTAGGCAAGGTAACGATGTAAGCACCTCGGCTCACAAGAGCCGAGGCAGCTTTTATTTGCGGTTATTCTTCGTTGATTGAGTAGCGACGATCATATCGGTTTGTGTTCGACGTGTTTCCCCGTTCACCTGATTATTCGCATGCTTCGCGGATGAGCGAGGGGATTGAATAATGGAATTAATGGTGCCATACTTGGAAAAACGATCAAACTTGGACATGCTATCTGCCTCCTCAAACAATTTGGGTGTCCCGCAATACTACTAGCTTGCGCGCTTTTATTAATCTTTATGTTGGGTTTATGCTGGAAAGGAAGAAAAAATGATGGAAACAAAATTTCAAGAGCTTGCCGAGTTGCTCCAGCAGCAAAAT from Terribacillus sp. DMT04 encodes the following:
- a CDS encoding AEC family transporter codes for the protein MNALIRIVLLVLNPIILISAFWSADLTNVRLIYLPVFGIATIFLGAGFAFAFAKWKRLPNDQIGSMFVSGAFLNLGSFGMLFCVLFIGEEAVAYAAMFRLLEEFTYYTIIYPIAKSYGSSEENVSGSRLMRILKDPFIMITFFSIIIGAILNLSPVDRFGWLGASNSALVALASILLLVPIGFSMRIVSVKKYWKLSVWLIPLKFLAVPLIITGTAYLIGLGSLYDGILLQVLLIMSAMPPAVASLVPPRLYNLDMELANSNWIVATSSLIFVLPLLFVIVHWMA
- a CDS encoding LTA synthase family protein → MKKLLASKKGFFALAVIFLWAKTYFSYQTVFNLDITNAMQEFLLVLNPLSASIVFLGLAFLAKGQRMGVWLLVIDFLMSFLLYANVLYYRFFNDFVTLPTLKQTDNLGSGMGGSIFGLMEGYDFVYFIDIVLLIVLYVITRKNWSTERLAFRKTAMVVISGVALFAVNLGLAEADRPQLLQRTFDRTYLVKYLGPYNYTIYDAIQNAKTSTQRVMASPNDMNEVKEYTDANYAEPNPEYFGKAEGMNVIKIHLESFQSFLIDYKLHGEEVTPFLNSLVHDKEVTYFDNFFHQTEQGKTADAELLMDNSLYGLPQGSAFSVKGTNTYQAAPAILNQEQGYTSAVFHGDEKTFWNRDEIYKQFGVDHFFDSTYYNMENSVNYGLKDKPFFEESMPLLESLEEPYYAHLITLTNHYPFPLDPEDATIEKADTGDTTVDNYFQTARYLDEALEQFFKDLKESGMYENSVILLYGDHYGISTNHNRAMEQIMGKEMTEYQNAQMQRVPLMIKAPGLEGGVNHTYSGELDVLPTLEHLLGIDSSKYIQFGTDILSEEHDGTVGFRNGNFINADYTVLGDDYYDTETGEVIEDEAQIEEIKAEKDQLAKELSLNDKILYGDLLRFYDPEGWTPVDASNYDYNHRPESEEE
- a CDS encoding YkvA family protein; translation: MKWNLTQLLEKRHAYTPKAKALLQDKEKSKELLANVSTKASDNKGKLAEIWSDLQLMVNMLRDWRKGTYKQLPKKSLLMIAATFLYFLSPIDFVPDFIPGGLLDDVALIGFTFKQIQSDVAAYKEWKNQQPIETTTSDIS
- a CDS encoding alcohol dehydrogenase catalytic domain-containing protein, which produces MQAVTFQGKENIEVKSVEAPSIQKSTDMIVKITATGICGSDLHLYHGGITPEKDYIIGHEPMGIVEEVGSEVKNLQKGDRVVIPFNIGCGECYYCNHQMESQCDNSNANPHTDAGGLFGFADQFGDYPGGQAEYLRVPYADFTSFKVPESSELKDESVVFLSDVIPTAYWSVENSGLKNGDTVIILGAGPIGQMAQKFAWLKGAKRVIAVDSVAHRLDHAKKMNNVETYNFADNAEIGSLLHSETNGGADVVIDCVGMDGTVPEGVKFGSEHDNQFGTIQPIITASESVRKFGTVQLTGVYGTEANGFPIGDFFSRNVTLTMGQAPVIHLMPKLYQMVEEGVFDPTDIITHTMKISEAKEAYKIFDERADNNIKVLLKP
- a CDS encoding AI-2E family transporter, translated to MPDFQRTKQGKFRKFFLNNKFVIAMLILFIIGLNILVYSHVSFIFTPIVVIVKTVILPIILTGIVYYLTVPIVNYLEKKRIKRVYSIIALYLVIVGLLTILIVSVIPVLKEQTLSLINNSTEYFDQGVDIVQSITGSNIVNQLQQSGNFDLNQILNELQTRGTSLLNNLFANLTSFVGAVTEVVIAIVTVPFILFYLLKDGKKLPAYILKLLPVRFRSQTFEVMSEMNHQISSYIRGQIIVSFVIGILLYIGYLIIGLEYAPVLAVIAAFTSVVPYLGPAIAITPAIIIAIVTSPFMLLKLVIVWTVVQLVEGKLITPQIMGRNIRVHPITIIFVILTAGNLFGVVGVILAVPGYAILKVIVTHTFHWFKKRSHLYEEKTK
- a CDS encoding TIGR01777 family oxidoreductase encodes the protein MNIVISGGTGFVGKQLAETLMEQGHHVYILTRSPEEKLDTKQVTYIGWLKKGYDPLSQLPEVHAVVNLAGTSLFGKWTEEKKKSIRSSRLEATETLVDMIGKMPTKPKVLVSGSAVGFYGTSEQDSYTEETNKRGEDFLADVTYEWEQAALQANAFGVRTVLARFGIVLGDKGALPLMQLPFRYFAGGKIGSGEQWLSWIHVQDAAGIIAYAIEQESINGALNVTAPHPRRNKDFSKALANTLHRPYWTTAPAPIIQKALGEMSTLILEGQCVYPKKAMESGYTFQYPNLSEALEHAL
- the recX gene encoding recombination regulator RecX → MVKIAKITTQKNNIGRYNIFLDDGKGEKFGFGLDEDLLIRSGIAKGKEMSEEALQSLIEKDAAHKCFTLALQYLSYRMRSKKEIKTYLLKKEQHPDHVEEALRRLEEQGYTDDAAFAGAFVRTKVNTTSKGPLVIRKELQEKGIAGKIADDAMTFYSFEKELEKAVKLANTKLQSKSKKSQQEKRQLAQQQLLSKGFTSSAAKEAVSQALSEAEPDVDAELDAVRYQGDKLVRKYVQKAEGYELVQKIKMGLYRKGFSMDLIQRYLEEAKEQDLY
- a CDS encoding YfhH family protein — encoded protein: MQLRYSDLTIEQLKDEMKQLKIQQQKAEQMGNFSEYQILERKRQMAKAYTLNPHDFKAGATYEIKGDRSHVFTIDYMNGVFAWGYRRQGSEAGQELEALPISVLGKVTM
- a CDS encoding YpzG family protein, whose translation is MSKFDRFSKYGTINSIIQSPRSSAKHANNQVNGETRRTQTDMIVATQSTKNNRK